In Rhodanobacteraceae bacterium, a single genomic region encodes these proteins:
- a CDS encoding efflux RND transporter permease subunit — translation MVLSDLSIRRPVLAIVSSLLLIVCGIAAFLNLPLRELPDVDPPVVSVSTTYRGAAASIVESRITQIVEDAISGIEGIETIQSSSDNGRSSVTVQFVLGRDLEAATNDVRDAVSRVLGNLPQEIDPPQVAKIDADAQPILWLNFASDRMDAMQLSDYAERYLVDRLSTMPGVASVIVGGRQRYAMRVWLDREALAARGLTVTDVAAALRRENVELPAGVVEAAQRDFSVRINRSYRSPEQFAQLPMAKGRDGHIVRLGEVAKVELGSMDRRNLFRGNGKQQVGLGIVKQSTANTVTVAQAVRAEAERIQGNLPAGMQLVTAFDSSVFIDRSIHEVWFTLTITVALVIGVIYLFLGSWRAALIPAVTIPVCVVATFIGLYAFDFSINLITLLALVLCIGLVVDDAIVVLENCQRRVDLGEPPLIAAQRGTRQVAFAVIATTAVLIAVFLPIAFLKGNLGVLFRELGVALSTSVAVSSFVALSLSAMLCSKLLVKSDGHRGLALWVDNRFRGIEAGYRRMLEGSVGRSGLLGALVLGAVAASAWLYTAIPKELTPPEDQGNFFITVNGPEGAGFDYTVEQALKIEAPLMQLIDEGVASRVLVRAPRGMGGATSEDMHTAMAILFLAPWGERPPAFEIQRRLQAKMDEIPGVRAQVTMRTGLARGGGGNQPVQFVIGGPDYATLAQWQDKVLRRAEQLPGLIGVDSDYKETRPQLRVVVDRQRAADLGVSVQEIGSTLETMLGSRRVTTFERDGEEYDVMLQASREDRSDPADLTNLYVRSDRSGELIPLGNVVTLREIADSGELDRFNRIRSITIQARLAPGYSLGQALADLEQIAREELPPTAQIDYRGESRDYRTAGTTVLLTFAMAMLVVFLVLAAQFESFVHPFVIMLTVPLAVLGALLALFGWGQLAPLFGGTGLGATLNLYSQVGIVILIGIATKNGILIVEFANQLRDHGRSVREAVIEASVLRLRPILMTSIATAIGALPLALATGAGSNSRFTIGLVIVAGVSLATLLTLFVVPAFYKLLAGFTRSPEALTREIEELDKATPVA, via the coding sequence ATGGTGCTGTCCGACCTCTCGATCCGCCGGCCGGTGCTGGCCATCGTCTCCAGCCTGCTGCTGATCGTCTGCGGCATCGCCGCCTTCCTCAACTTGCCGCTGCGCGAGCTGCCGGACGTGGATCCGCCGGTGGTTTCGGTCAGCACCACTTACCGCGGCGCGGCGGCTTCGATCGTCGAGTCGCGCATCACCCAGATCGTCGAGGACGCGATCAGCGGCATCGAGGGCATCGAGACCATCCAGTCCTCGTCAGACAACGGGCGCTCCTCGGTCACCGTGCAGTTCGTGCTCGGGCGTGACCTGGAGGCCGCCACCAACGACGTGCGCGACGCGGTCAGCCGCGTGCTCGGCAATCTGCCGCAGGAGATCGATCCGCCGCAGGTTGCCAAGATCGACGCCGACGCGCAGCCGATCCTGTGGCTCAATTTCGCATCCGACCGGATGGACGCGATGCAGCTCTCGGACTACGCCGAGCGCTACCTGGTCGACCGCCTGTCGACCATGCCGGGCGTCGCCAGCGTGATCGTCGGCGGGCGCCAGCGCTACGCGATGCGCGTCTGGCTGGATCGCGAGGCGCTCGCCGCGCGCGGGCTGACGGTGACCGATGTGGCTGCCGCGCTGCGGCGCGAGAACGTCGAACTGCCGGCCGGTGTGGTCGAGGCGGCGCAGCGCGATTTCAGCGTGCGCATCAACCGCAGCTACCGCAGCCCGGAACAGTTCGCCCAGTTGCCGATGGCCAAGGGCCGCGACGGTCATATCGTGCGCCTCGGCGAGGTCGCCAAGGTCGAACTCGGCTCGATGGACCGGCGCAACCTGTTCCGCGGCAACGGCAAGCAGCAGGTGGGCCTCGGCATCGTCAAGCAGTCCACCGCGAACACCGTGACCGTGGCCCAGGCGGTGCGCGCCGAGGCCGAGCGGATCCAGGGCAACCTGCCGGCCGGGATGCAGCTGGTCACGGCCTTCGATTCCTCGGTGTTCATCGACCGCTCGATCCACGAGGTCTGGTTCACGTTGACCATCACCGTCGCGCTGGTGATTGGCGTGATCTACCTCTTCCTCGGCAGCTGGCGCGCGGCACTGATTCCGGCGGTGACCATCCCGGTGTGCGTGGTGGCCACCTTCATCGGCCTGTATGCCTTCGACTTCTCGATCAATTTGATCACGCTGCTGGCGCTGGTGCTGTGCATCGGCCTGGTGGTCGACGACGCCATCGTGGTGCTGGAGAACTGCCAGAGACGCGTCGACCTCGGCGAGCCACCGCTGATTGCGGCGCAGCGCGGCACGCGCCAGGTGGCCTTCGCGGTGATCGCGACCACCGCGGTGCTGATCGCGGTGTTCCTGCCGATCGCCTTCCTGAAGGGCAACCTCGGCGTGCTCTTCCGCGAACTCGGCGTGGCACTGTCCACTTCGGTGGCGGTGTCCTCCTTCGTCGCGCTGTCGCTGTCGGCGATGCTGTGCAGCAAGCTGCTGGTCAAGAGCGACGGCCACCGTGGCCTGGCGCTGTGGGTGGACAACCGCTTCCGCGGCATCGAGGCCGGCTACCGGCGGATGCTCGAAGGCAGCGTCGGCCGCTCCGGGCTGCTCGGCGCGTTGGTGCTGGGCGCAGTGGCCGCCAGCGCCTGGCTGTACACCGCGATTCCGAAGGAACTCACGCCGCCCGAGGACCAGGGCAATTTCTTCATCACGGTGAACGGACCCGAGGGGGCGGGCTTCGACTACACCGTCGAGCAGGCGCTCAAGATCGAGGCGCCGCTGATGCAGCTGATCGACGAGGGCGTGGCCTCGCGCGTGCTGGTGCGCGCGCCGCGCGGCATGGGCGGCGCCACCAGCGAGGACATGCATACGGCGATGGCGATCCTGTTCCTGGCGCCCTGGGGCGAGCGCCCGCCGGCCTTCGAGATCCAGCGCCGGTTGCAGGCGAAGATGGACGAGATTCCCGGCGTGCGCGCGCAGGTGACCATGCGCACCGGGCTGGCGCGCGGCGGTGGCGGCAACCAGCCGGTGCAGTTCGTCATCGGCGGGCCGGATTACGCCACCCTGGCGCAGTGGCAGGACAAGGTGCTGCGCCGTGCCGAGCAGTTGCCGGGGCTGATCGGTGTGGACAGCGACTACAAGGAAACCCGCCCGCAGTTGCGCGTGGTGGTCGACCGCCAGCGCGCCGCCGATCTTGGCGTCTCGGTGCAGGAAATCGGCAGCACCCTGGAGACCATGCTCGGCTCGCGCCGCGTGACCACTTTCGAGCGCGACGGCGAGGAGTACGACGTGATGCTCCAGGCCAGTCGCGAGGACCGCTCGGACCCGGCTGACCTCACCAACCTCTATGTGCGTTCGGACCGCAGCGGCGAGCTGATCCCGCTGGGCAACGTGGTGACCCTGCGCGAGATCGCCGACTCCGGCGAACTCGACCGCTTCAACCGGATCCGCTCGATCACGATCCAGGCGCGCCTGGCGCCAGGCTACTCGCTGGGTCAGGCATTGGCCGACCTCGAGCAGATCGCGCGCGAGGAGCTGCCGCCGACCGCGCAGATCGACTACCGCGGCGAATCGCGCGACTACCGCACCGCCGGCACCACCGTGCTGCTGACCTTCGCGATGGCCATGCTGGTGGTGTTCCTGGTGCTCGCGGCGCAGTTCGAGAGCTTCGTGCACCCCTTCGTGATCATGCTGACCGTGCCGCTCGCGGTGCTCGGCGCGCTGCTGGCGCTGTTCGGCTGGGGCCAGTTGGCGCCGCTGTTCGGCGGCACTGGCCTCGGCGCCACGCTCAACCTCTACAGCCAGGTCGGCATCGTGATCCTGATCGGCATCGCCACCAAGAACGGCATCCTGATCGTCGAATTCGCCAACCAGTTGCGCGACCACGGGCGCAGCGTGCGCGAGGCGGTGATCGAGGCCTCGGTGCTGCGCCTGCGCCCGATCCTGATGACATCCATCGCCACCGCGATCGGCGCGCTGCCGCTGGCGCTCGCTACCGGCGCCGGTTCCAACAGCCGCTTCACCATCGGCCTCGTCATCGTCGCCGGCGTGTCGCTGGCGACCCTGCTGACCCTGTTCGTCGTGCCGGCCTTCTACAAGCTGCTGGCCGGCTTCACCCGCAGCCCCGAAGCGCTGACGCGCGAGATCGAGGAGTTGGACAAGGCGACGCCGGTGGCGTAG
- a CDS encoding dTMP kinase, which translates to MLVVLEGIDGAGKSTQIRRLQLLAQALGFECVASREPTYGQYGKRLRDSAASGRLSRHEEHQLLLLDRREHLDTLVLPALARGAVVLLDRYYFSSIAYQAGPGLSAEQIRADNEAFAPPPDLLLILDLPVDVGLARIGARGDRPNAFEAIATLQHCREVYRSFADEPYARLVDASGDADQVTAQASAALVRVMLARGILA; encoded by the coding sequence CTGCTGGTCGTGCTCGAAGGCATCGACGGTGCCGGCAAGTCCACCCAGATCCGGCGCCTGCAACTGCTGGCGCAGGCGCTCGGGTTTGAATGCGTGGCCAGCCGCGAGCCGACCTACGGCCAGTACGGCAAGCGCCTGCGCGACAGCGCGGCCAGCGGTCGGCTGAGCCGCCACGAGGAGCACCAGCTGCTGCTGCTCGACCGCCGCGAACACCTCGACACCCTGGTGCTGCCGGCGCTCGCCCGCGGAGCTGTGGTGCTGCTCGACCGCTACTACTTCAGCAGCATCGCCTACCAGGCCGGCCCGGGTCTGTCGGCCGAGCAAATCCGCGCCGACAACGAAGCCTTCGCGCCGCCGCCGGACCTTTTGCTGATCCTCGACCTGCCGGTCGACGTCGGCCTCGCACGCATCGGCGCGCGCGGCGACCGACCGAATGCCTTCGAGGCCATCGCTACCCTGCAGCACTGCCGCGAGGTCTACCGCAGCTTCGCCGACGAGCCCTACGCGCGCCTGGTCGACGCCAGCGGCGACGCCGACCAGGTCACCGCGCAGGCCAGCGCGGCATTGGTGCGGGTGATGCTCGCGCGGGGAATCCTGGCTTGA